In one window of Juglans regia cultivar Chandler chromosome 3, Walnut 2.0, whole genome shotgun sequence DNA:
- the LOC109008546 gene encoding leucine--tRNA ligase, chloroplastic/mitochondrial, producing MKVHLQTHVQTQALPPRSHAFLFATPAQTFGSRKFTTKKGTFCLRQCNKSHGYGSSIKSSVTGGINEVQEEEDERKEKRQPVVKRAYPFHVIEPKWQHYWEKNQTFRTPDEIDTSKPKFYVLDMFPYPSGAGLHVGHPLGYTATDILARFKRMQGYNVLHPMGWDAFGLPAEQYAIETGTHPKITTLRNINRFRSQLKSLGFSYDWDREIATTEPEYYKWTQWIFLQLLKRGLAYQAEVPVNWCPALGTVLANEEVIDGVSERGGHPVIRKPMRQWMLKITAYAERLLEDLDDLDWPDSVKEMQRNWIGRSEGAEMEFFVLYNDGRESDIKITVFTTRPDTIFGATYLVVAPEHFLLSSLVSTAQQKYVEQYKDLATRKSDLERTELQKEKTGVFSGCYARNPANGEAIPIWVADYVLGSYGTGAIMAVPAHDTRDHEFALKYDIPIRWVVSPDEKSPNDYGNAFLGQGTIINSSDSTLGLDINGLCSKEATAKVIEWAEKTGNGKKKVNYKLRDWLFARQRYWGEPIPVIFLDDSGETIPLLEKELPLTLPELEDFTPTGTGEPPLAKAASWIKTTDPSSGKPARRESNTMPQWAGSCWYYLRFMDPKNSKELVDKEKERYWSPVDVYVGGAEHAVLHLLYSRFWHKVLYDIGVVSTKEPFKCVINQGIILGEVQYMAFRNSDGNFISAEYADMLGESIQEKIPEEKVVKSGDSFVLKDNPKIRLVARAHKMSKSRGNVVNPDDVVSEYGADSLRLYEMFMGPFRDSKTWNTSGIEGVHRFLGRSWRLIVGSPSPNGTIMDGTVASDEEPTLEQLRSLHKCISKVTEEIEGTRFNTGISAMMEFINAAYKWDKQPRLIIEAFVLLLSPYAPHMAEELWFRLGHSRSLAYEPFPKANPVYLKTSTIVLPVQINGKTRGTIQVEEGCTEEDAFNLAEEDEKISRYLVGKAIKKRIYVPGKILNVILERENIKVGAR from the exons ATGAAAGTTCACTTGCAGACCCATGTGCAAACCCAAGCGCTCCCACCGCGTTCACATGCATTTCTCTTTGCCACACCCGCACAAACTTTTGGGTCTCGGAAGTTCACCACCAAGAAGGGCACTTTTTGTCTCAGACAGTGTAATAAGAGCCACGGTTATGGTAGTTCTATCAAAAGCTCGGTTACTGGGGGGATAAATGAAgtgcaagaagaagaagatgagcgGAAGGAGAAGCGACAGCCGGTTGTGAAGCGGGCTTACCCTTTTCACGTAATCGAGCCCAAGTGGCAGCATTATTGGGAGAAGAATCAGACTTTTCGAACACCAGATGAGATTGATACTTCCAAACCTAAGTTTTATGTCCTCGACATGTTCCCATAtcccag TGGAGCTGGGCTACATGTCGGCCATCCACTGGGGTACACTGCCACCGATATTCTTGCTAGATTCAAACGCATGCAGGGTTACAATGTTTTGCACCCAATGGGATGGGATGCATTTGGATTGCCTGCAGAGCAATATGCAATTGag ACTGGAACTCACCCAAAAATTACAACTTTGAGGAACATCAACCGCTTTCGTTCTCAG CTTAAATCATTAGGCTTTTCATATGACTGGGACCGTGAAATTGCTACAACAGAAccagaatattataaatggacGCAGTGGATCTTTCTTCAGCTGTTAAAGAGAGGACTCGCATACCAG GCTGAAGTGCCAGTCAATTGGTGTCCTGCTCTTGGCACTGTCTTGGCAAATGAGGAGGTGATAGATGGTGTGAGTGAGCGTGGGGGTCATCCAGTTATAAGAAAG CCAATGAGGCAATGGATGCTCAAGATTACTGCATATGCTGAACGTCTTCTTGAAGATTTAGATGACCTCGACTGGCCTGATAGTGTAAAGGAAATGCAAAGAAACTGGATAGGGAGGTCAGAAGGGGCTGAGAtggaattttttgttctttacaATGATGGACGAGAAAGTGATATAAAGATTACAGTTTTTACTACCAGGCCTGATACCATCTTTGGAGCAAC CTACTTAGTTGTGGCACCAGAGCATTTTTTGTTGTCATCATTGGTGTCCACAGCCCAGCAGAAATAT GTGGAGCAATATAAAGATCTTGCCACAAGGAAAAGTGACCTTGAGAGGACTGAGCTTCAGAAGGAAAAAACTGGGGTCTTTAGTGGTTGTTATGCAAGAAATCCAGCTAACGGGGAAGCTATCCCTATTTGGGTTGCTGATTATGTCCTTGGGAG TTACGGAACTGGAGCAATTATGGCTGTACCTGCACATGACACTCGTGACCATGAGTTTGCTTTGAAGTATGATATACCTATTCGTTGGGTTGTGTCGCCAGATGAAAAGAGTCCAAATGATTATGGAAATGCTTTTCTGGGTCAAGGCACAATTATAAATTCATCAGATTCAACTTTGGGGCTTGATATTAATGGCTTGTGCAGCAAAGAAGCTACTGCTAAAGTTATTGAGTGGGCTGAGAAAACTGGAAATGGGAAGAAAAAG gtGAACTACAAGTTGAGGGACTGGCTTTTTGCTCGGCAGCGTTATTGGGGGGAGCCTATCCCAGTCATTTTCTTGGATGATTCTGGTGAGACTATTCCACTTCTTGAAAAAGAACTGCCTCTCACCCTACCAGAATTGGAGGACTTTACTCCCACTGGGACAGGGGAACCGCCACTAGCAAAAGCAGCATCTtgg ATCAAAACTACAGATCCTTCATCTGGAAAGCCAGCTAGAAGAGAatcaaacaccatgccacaatGGGCTGGCTCTTGTTG GTACTATTTGAGATTTATGGatccaaaaaattcaaaagaattggttgataaggaaaaagaaag GTATTGGAGCCCTGTTGATGTGTATGTTGGCGGTGCGGAACATGCTGTTCTTCATTTACTTTATTCCAGGTTCTGGCACAAG GTTCTCTATGACATTGGTGTTGTGTCCACCAAGGAACCCTTCAAGTGTGTCATAAATCAGGGCATTATCCTTGGAGAA GTTCAATATATGGCTTTCCGCAATTCAGATGGGAACTTTATATCTGCAGAGTATGCTGATATGCTGGGTGAAAGTATTCAAGAAAAAATTCCTGAGGAGAAA GTTGTGAAATCTGGGGATTCTTTTGTGCTGAAAGATAATCCAAAAATTCGTTTGGTGGCTCGTGCTCACAAGATGAGTAAAAGTAGGGGAAATGTTGTGAATCCTGATGACGTTGTTTCTGAGTATGGTGCTGATTCCCTTCGCTTATATGAAATGTTTATGGGACCATTTAG GGACTCAAAAACTTGGAACACTAGTGGTATTGAAGGTGTCCATCGATTTTTAGGAAGAAGTTGGAGACTGATAGTCGGCTCACCTTCACCTAATGGTACAATCATGGATGGTACAGTGGCAAGTGATGAAGAACCTACTTTAGAACAACTTCGTTCCCTCCATAAATGCATTTCTAAG GTAACAGAGGAAATTGAAGGGACAAGGTTCAACACCGGAATTTCTGCTATGATGGAGTTCATTAATGCAGCATATAAG TGGGATAAACAGCCAAGATTGATCATTGAAGCATTTGTGTTGTTACTTTCACCATACGCACCTCACATGGCAGAGGAGCTCTGGTTTCGCTTAGGACACTCAAGATCACTTGCATATGAGCCTTTCCCAAag GCCAACCCCGTTTACTTGAAGACTTCCACTATTGTCTTACCTGTTCAGATCAACGGCAAGACGAGGGGTACCATACAGGTTGAAGAAGGGTGTACAGAGGAGGATGCTTTCAATTTAGCAGAAGAGGATGAAAAAATCTCCAGATATTTGGTTGGGAAGGCTATCAAAAAGAGAATTTATGTCCCTGGAAAGATTTTGAATGTTATCTTGGAACGTGAAAACATTAAGGTCGGTGCCCGGTAG
- the LOC109008549 gene encoding lysine-specific demethylase JMJ25-like isoform X1 yields MEVLIAKQEKLSRYQNDSRRVSQFSRVSRVPRGGRVQRILEHGSKPSISEKKENGYSGSSGARTKLSSKKRKNTQESESPCGQRAPKKRRNASNKERHFEDDWFDNVFEEDEETMFLLKAKERKRTRNLDRVMTEVNSEDATEKINEVRNAKVCPASKDGYSAKSTKDTATDPLKCHQCMKKRTVVPCTNCNQKMYCVQCIKQWYPHLKELEISELCPYCRGNCNCNACLHSSGMIKLQTLKRDISNGEKIQHLQYLLYSLLPHLKQICEEQTGEIQIEANIQGKSYSEIEVPQALCHENERVFCDHCATSITDLHRSCPECSYELCLSCCQEIRKGSLTSRADVKFQYINRGYDYIHGRYPLPKSSLSKSLKEHHESFTKWCYNDDGRVICAPKEIGGCGKCVLELKRILPQEWISNLEAKAGDIWERFSTQQRIFKRKCSGMSKKMLRRAASRVDSDDNYLYCPALRDNILKEEKLFHFRQCWTSGEPVIVRDALEQAPGLSWEPMVIWRALCENVDSEIRSKMSEVKAIDCLAGCEVEISTRQFFKGYTEGRRYVNFWPEMLKLKDWPPSDKFEDLLPRHCDEFISALPFSEYTDPRAGILNVAVKLPSGVLKPDLGPKTYIGYGIAEELGRGDSVTKLHCDMSDAVNILTHTEEVVLSHEQHSAIARLKEIHRSQDHQERLDRESLKCQADQLVEGNNEEQEVSDIKDTSAFPSETYGKPEISSETELAALWSLSTEEEAAGALWDIFRREDVPKLEAYLRNHSKEFRHTYCSPVEEVVHPIHDQSFYLTSEHKMKLKEEFGVEPWTFEQRLGEAVFIPAGCPHQVRNLKSCTKVAVDFVSPENVHECLRLTEEFRQLPINHKAREDKLEIKKMIIYAVDQAVKDLEGLLSTPTQRSTLESYPNLGS; encoded by the exons ATGGAGGTTTTGATTGCAAAGCAAGAAAAGTTGAGCCGGTATCAAAATGACTCGCGGAGAGTCTCTCAATTCTCAAGGGTTTCTAGGGTTCCCAGAGGGGGAAGAGTTCAACGAATCCTGGAACATGGAAGTAAACCTTCAATATCagagaagaaagagaatggCTATTCTGGGTCCTCAGGGGCGAGAACAAAACTTTCatctaagaaaagaaagaatactCAGGAAAGTGAGTCCCCATGTGGTCAAAGAGCTCCAAAGAAGCGCCGCAATGCCTCAAACAAGGAAAGGCATTTTGAAGATGATTGGTTTGATAATGtgtttgaagaagatgaagaaaccATGTTTCTCCTTAAGGCAAAAGAGCGGAAAAGAACTAGGAATTTGGACAGGGTGATGACTGAAGTCAATTCAGAGGATGCAACAGAAAAAATTAATGAGGTAAGGAATGCTAAGGTGTGTCCGGCAAGTAAGGATGGATATAGTGCAAAAAGTACGAAG GATACTGCCACGGATCCCTTAAAATGTCATCAGTGTATGAAGAAAAGAACTGTTGTCCCTTGCACCAACTGCAATCAGAAAATGTATTGCGTTCAATGTATCAAGCAATG GTACCCTCACTTAAAAGAATTAGAAATTTCAGAGCTTTGCCCATATTGTCGTGGAAACTGCAACTGTAATGCGTGCTTGCACTCAAGTGGGATGATTAAG CTTCAGACTTTAAAGAGGGATATCTCTAATGGTGAAAAGATCCAGCATCTCCAGTATTTACTATATTCTTTGCTTCCGCATTTGAAACAAATTTGTGAAGAGCAAACTGGGGAGATACAGATTGAGGCTAATATTCAag GAAAATCATATTCTGAAATTGAAGTACCACAAGCCCTTTGTCACGAGAATGAACGTGTCTTTTG TGATCATTGTGCAACTTCAATCACAGACCTTCATCGAAGCTGCCCAGAATGTTCCTATGAACTCTGTCTCAGTTGTTGCCAAGAAATTCGTAAGGGAAGCCTTACAAGCCGTGCTGACGTGAAGTTTCAATACATAAACAGGGGTTATGATTACATTCATGGTAGATATCCTCTTCCAAAATCTTCTCTTTCAAAATCTTTAAAGGAACATCACGAGTCCTTTACCAAGTGGTGTTATAATGATGACGGAAGGGTTATTTGTGCCCCAAAGGAAATTGGTGGGTGTGGTAAATGTGTATTGGAGCTGAAACGTATCCTTCCACAGGAGtggatttcaaatttagaaGCCAAAGCAGGAGATATATGGGAGAGGTTTAGTACTCAGCAGAGAATTTTCAAGCGCAAATGTAGTGGAATGAGCAAGAAGATGCTGCGAAGAGCAGCTTCTAGAGTAGATTCTGATGACAATTACTTGTATTGTCCAGCTCTAAGGGACAACATTCTTAAAGAAGAAAAGCTTTTTCACTTCCGACAGTGCTGGACTAGTGGTGAACCGGTTATAGTTCGTGATGCTCTTGAACAGGCACCCGGTTTAAGCTGGGAGCCAATGGTCATCTGGCGTGCGTTATGCGAAAATGTGGATTCAGAGATCAGATCAAAAATGTCAGAAGTGAAGGCCATTGATTGCCTGGCTGGTTGTGAG GTAGAGATTAGTACTCGTCAATTTTTCAAAGGTTACACAGAAGGGAGGAGATACGTTAACTTTTGGCCAGAGATGCTCAAGCTAAAGGACTGGCCCCCATCTGACAAGTTTGAGGATCTGTTGCCCCGTCATTGTGATGAATTTATAAGTGCATTACCATTTTCAGAATATACAGATCCTAGGGCTGGTATCCTTAATGTAGCTGTCAAGTTGCCTTCGGGTGTCTTGAAACCAGATCTGGGTCCAAAAACATATATTGGTTATGGGATTGCAGAAGAGCTTGGACGAGGGGATTCTGTAACTAAGCTTCATTGTGATATGTCAGATGCG GTTAATATTTTGACACATACAGAAGAAGTAGTGTTAAGTCACGAGCAGCATTCTGCAATTGCAAGGTTAAAAGAAATACACAGGTCCCAAGATCACCAGGAGCGGCTAGACAGAGAGAGTTTAAAATGTCAAGCTGACCAACTTGTTGAAGGTAACAATGAGGAGCAGGAGGTCTCAGATATCAAAGATACAAGTGCATTCCCCTCTGAAACGTATGGAAAACCAGAGATTTCATCTGAGACAGAGTTGGCTGCTCTTTGGTCTTTATCCACCGAAGAAGAAGCTGCTGGTGCTCTGTGGGATATCTTTCGGAGAGAAGATGTGCCAAAATTAGAAGCCTATCTTAGAAATCACTCAAAGGAATTTAGGCACACTTATTGTTCTCCTGTTGAAGAG GTTGTCCACCCAATTCATGaccaatctttttatttaacttcGGAGCACAAAATGAAGCTAAAAGAAGAATTCG GTGTGGAACCGTGGACATTTGAGCAAAGACTTGGAGAAGCAGTATTCATTCCTGCTGGATGTCCGCACCAAGTTAGGAATCTCAAG TCATGTACAAAAGTTGCTGTTGACTTCGTCTCTCCTGAAAATGTCCATGAGTGCCTCCGCTTAACCGAGGAGTTTCGACAACTTCCTATAAACCACAAGGCCAGAGAAGATAAACTTGAG ataaagaaaatgataatctATGCGGTTGACCAAGCTGTTAAAGATTTAGAAGGCTTATTGTCAACCCCAACCCAGAGGAGTACTTTGGAAAGCTACCCCAATTTGGGGTCCTGA
- the LOC109008549 gene encoding lysine-specific demethylase JMJ25-like isoform X2, whose protein sequence is MEVLIAKQEKLSRYQNDSRRVSQFSRVSRVPRGGRVQRILEHGSKPSISEKKENGYSGSSGARTKLSSKKRKNTQESESPCGQRAPKKRRNASNKERHFEDDWFDNVFEEDEETMFLLKAKERKRTRNLDRVMTEVNSEDATEKINEVRNAKVCPASKDGYSAKSTKDTATDPLKCHQCMKKRTVVPCTNCNQKMYCVQCIKQWYPHLKELEISELCPYCRGNCNCNACLHSSGMIKTLKRDISNGEKIQHLQYLLYSLLPHLKQICEEQTGEIQIEANIQGKSYSEIEVPQALCHENERVFCDHCATSITDLHRSCPECSYELCLSCCQEIRKGSLTSRADVKFQYINRGYDYIHGRYPLPKSSLSKSLKEHHESFTKWCYNDDGRVICAPKEIGGCGKCVLELKRILPQEWISNLEAKAGDIWERFSTQQRIFKRKCSGMSKKMLRRAASRVDSDDNYLYCPALRDNILKEEKLFHFRQCWTSGEPVIVRDALEQAPGLSWEPMVIWRALCENVDSEIRSKMSEVKAIDCLAGCEVEISTRQFFKGYTEGRRYVNFWPEMLKLKDWPPSDKFEDLLPRHCDEFISALPFSEYTDPRAGILNVAVKLPSGVLKPDLGPKTYIGYGIAEELGRGDSVTKLHCDMSDAVNILTHTEEVVLSHEQHSAIARLKEIHRSQDHQERLDRESLKCQADQLVEGNNEEQEVSDIKDTSAFPSETYGKPEISSETELAALWSLSTEEEAAGALWDIFRREDVPKLEAYLRNHSKEFRHTYCSPVEEVVHPIHDQSFYLTSEHKMKLKEEFGVEPWTFEQRLGEAVFIPAGCPHQVRNLKSCTKVAVDFVSPENVHECLRLTEEFRQLPINHKAREDKLEIKKMIIYAVDQAVKDLEGLLSTPTQRSTLESYPNLGS, encoded by the exons ATGGAGGTTTTGATTGCAAAGCAAGAAAAGTTGAGCCGGTATCAAAATGACTCGCGGAGAGTCTCTCAATTCTCAAGGGTTTCTAGGGTTCCCAGAGGGGGAAGAGTTCAACGAATCCTGGAACATGGAAGTAAACCTTCAATATCagagaagaaagagaatggCTATTCTGGGTCCTCAGGGGCGAGAACAAAACTTTCatctaagaaaagaaagaatactCAGGAAAGTGAGTCCCCATGTGGTCAAAGAGCTCCAAAGAAGCGCCGCAATGCCTCAAACAAGGAAAGGCATTTTGAAGATGATTGGTTTGATAATGtgtttgaagaagatgaagaaaccATGTTTCTCCTTAAGGCAAAAGAGCGGAAAAGAACTAGGAATTTGGACAGGGTGATGACTGAAGTCAATTCAGAGGATGCAACAGAAAAAATTAATGAGGTAAGGAATGCTAAGGTGTGTCCGGCAAGTAAGGATGGATATAGTGCAAAAAGTACGAAG GATACTGCCACGGATCCCTTAAAATGTCATCAGTGTATGAAGAAAAGAACTGTTGTCCCTTGCACCAACTGCAATCAGAAAATGTATTGCGTTCAATGTATCAAGCAATG GTACCCTCACTTAAAAGAATTAGAAATTTCAGAGCTTTGCCCATATTGTCGTGGAAACTGCAACTGTAATGCGTGCTTGCACTCAAGTGGGATGATTAAG ACTTTAAAGAGGGATATCTCTAATGGTGAAAAGATCCAGCATCTCCAGTATTTACTATATTCTTTGCTTCCGCATTTGAAACAAATTTGTGAAGAGCAAACTGGGGAGATACAGATTGAGGCTAATATTCAag GAAAATCATATTCTGAAATTGAAGTACCACAAGCCCTTTGTCACGAGAATGAACGTGTCTTTTG TGATCATTGTGCAACTTCAATCACAGACCTTCATCGAAGCTGCCCAGAATGTTCCTATGAACTCTGTCTCAGTTGTTGCCAAGAAATTCGTAAGGGAAGCCTTACAAGCCGTGCTGACGTGAAGTTTCAATACATAAACAGGGGTTATGATTACATTCATGGTAGATATCCTCTTCCAAAATCTTCTCTTTCAAAATCTTTAAAGGAACATCACGAGTCCTTTACCAAGTGGTGTTATAATGATGACGGAAGGGTTATTTGTGCCCCAAAGGAAATTGGTGGGTGTGGTAAATGTGTATTGGAGCTGAAACGTATCCTTCCACAGGAGtggatttcaaatttagaaGCCAAAGCAGGAGATATATGGGAGAGGTTTAGTACTCAGCAGAGAATTTTCAAGCGCAAATGTAGTGGAATGAGCAAGAAGATGCTGCGAAGAGCAGCTTCTAGAGTAGATTCTGATGACAATTACTTGTATTGTCCAGCTCTAAGGGACAACATTCTTAAAGAAGAAAAGCTTTTTCACTTCCGACAGTGCTGGACTAGTGGTGAACCGGTTATAGTTCGTGATGCTCTTGAACAGGCACCCGGTTTAAGCTGGGAGCCAATGGTCATCTGGCGTGCGTTATGCGAAAATGTGGATTCAGAGATCAGATCAAAAATGTCAGAAGTGAAGGCCATTGATTGCCTGGCTGGTTGTGAG GTAGAGATTAGTACTCGTCAATTTTTCAAAGGTTACACAGAAGGGAGGAGATACGTTAACTTTTGGCCAGAGATGCTCAAGCTAAAGGACTGGCCCCCATCTGACAAGTTTGAGGATCTGTTGCCCCGTCATTGTGATGAATTTATAAGTGCATTACCATTTTCAGAATATACAGATCCTAGGGCTGGTATCCTTAATGTAGCTGTCAAGTTGCCTTCGGGTGTCTTGAAACCAGATCTGGGTCCAAAAACATATATTGGTTATGGGATTGCAGAAGAGCTTGGACGAGGGGATTCTGTAACTAAGCTTCATTGTGATATGTCAGATGCG GTTAATATTTTGACACATACAGAAGAAGTAGTGTTAAGTCACGAGCAGCATTCTGCAATTGCAAGGTTAAAAGAAATACACAGGTCCCAAGATCACCAGGAGCGGCTAGACAGAGAGAGTTTAAAATGTCAAGCTGACCAACTTGTTGAAGGTAACAATGAGGAGCAGGAGGTCTCAGATATCAAAGATACAAGTGCATTCCCCTCTGAAACGTATGGAAAACCAGAGATTTCATCTGAGACAGAGTTGGCTGCTCTTTGGTCTTTATCCACCGAAGAAGAAGCTGCTGGTGCTCTGTGGGATATCTTTCGGAGAGAAGATGTGCCAAAATTAGAAGCCTATCTTAGAAATCACTCAAAGGAATTTAGGCACACTTATTGTTCTCCTGTTGAAGAG GTTGTCCACCCAATTCATGaccaatctttttatttaacttcGGAGCACAAAATGAAGCTAAAAGAAGAATTCG GTGTGGAACCGTGGACATTTGAGCAAAGACTTGGAGAAGCAGTATTCATTCCTGCTGGATGTCCGCACCAAGTTAGGAATCTCAAG TCATGTACAAAAGTTGCTGTTGACTTCGTCTCTCCTGAAAATGTCCATGAGTGCCTCCGCTTAACCGAGGAGTTTCGACAACTTCCTATAAACCACAAGGCCAGAGAAGATAAACTTGAG ataaagaaaatgataatctATGCGGTTGACCAAGCTGTTAAAGATTTAGAAGGCTTATTGTCAACCCCAACCCAGAGGAGTACTTTGGAAAGCTACCCCAATTTGGGGTCCTGA
- the LOC109008550 gene encoding calcium permeable stress-gated cation channel 1 — MATLGDIGVSAAINILSAFIFFVVFAILRLQPFNDRVYFPKWYLKGLRTDPTASGAVSKFVNLDYRSYLRFLNWMPDALRMPEPELIDHAGLDSAVYLRIYLIGVKIFVPIAFLVWAILVPVNFTNSTLELASKIANVTSSDIDKFSISNVPLGSQRFWGHVLVAYAITFWACYVLLKEYETVAFMRLQFLASEKRRPNQFTVLVRNVPPDPDESVSELVEHFFLVNHPNHYLTHQVVYNANKLAKLVKKKKKMQNWLVYYNNKYSRDPSKRPFMKTGFLGLWGNRVDAIDHHMSEIAKLSKEIAAERDKVANDPKSIMPAAFVSFKTRWGAAVCAQTQQSRDPTIWLTDWAPEPRDVYWENLAIPYVSLTVRKLIIGVAFFFLTFFFMIPIAFVQSLASLEGIEKAAPFLKPVVEKNFIKSVIQGFLPGIVLKLFLIFLPTILMIMSKFEGFISLSSLERRSASRYYLFNFVNVFLGSIITGSAFEQLDSFIHQSASEIPKTIGVAIPMKATFFITYIMVDGWAGIAGEILMLKPLIIYHLKNFFLVKTEKDREEAMDPGSLGFNTGEPRIQFYFLLGFVYATVTPAILPFIIIFFGLAYVVFRHQIINVYNQEYESAAAFWPDVHGRILTALVISQVLLLGLLSTKEASHSTPFLIALPVLTIWFHMFCKGRYESAFVKYPLQEAMMKDTLERAREPSINLKGYLQSSYIHPVFKACKDDEDEEENGENWENESVIVPTKRQSRRNTPVPSRVSGASSPSLPEAIQEHPKPEKDGIVN; from the exons atggcTACACTTGGAGATATTGGAGTTTCGGCAGCTATCAACATTCTCTCCGCATTCATCTTCTTTGTGGTATTTGCCATTTTAAGGCTTCAACCTTTCAATGATAGAGTGTACTTCCCTAAGTGGTATCTTAAGGGTCTAAGAACCGACCCAACAGCATCAGGAGCAGTAAGCAAGTTTGTCAATCTGGACTATAGATCATATTTAAGGTTTCTGAATTGGATGCCAGATGCACTGAGAATGCCAGAACCTGAACTCATTGACCATGCTGGATTGGATTCTGCTGTTTACTTGCGTATATACTTGATAGG AGTCAAGATATTTGTTCCTATAGCCTTCCTTGTGTGGGCTATCTTAGTGCCAGTGAACTTTACAAATAGCACTTTAGAGCTAGCCAGCAAGATAGCTAATGTAACTTCTAGTGACATTGACAAGTTCTCCATTTCAAATGTCCCACTTGGATCACAAAG GTTTTGGGGCCATGTACTGGTGGCTTATGCCATTACATTCTGGGCATGCTATGTTTTGCTAAAGGAGTATGAGACAGTTGCCTTTATGCGGTTGCAGTTTCTTGCATCAGAAAAACGCCGTCCCAATCAATTTACG GTCCTTGTCAGAAATGTTCCGCCTGACCCTGATGAATCAGTGAGTGAGCTTGTGGAGCACTTTTTTTTAGTCAACCATCCAAATCACTATCTTACTCATCAG GTTGTATACAATGCAAACAAGCTCGCCAAATTggtcaagaagaagaaaaaaatgcagaacTGGCTTGTTTactacaataataaatattctaGAGATCCCTCTAAGAGGCCCTTCATGAAG ACTGGTTTTCTTGGGCTTTGGGGAAATAGAGTGGATGCAATTGACCATCACATGTCTGAAATTGCAAAACTTTCAAAAGAA ATAGCAGCAGAGAGGGACAAAGTTGCAAATGATCCGAAGTCTATAATGCCTGCAGcatttgtttctttcaaaactCGATGGGGTGCTGCTGTTTGTGCCCAAACGCAACAATCCAGAGATCCAACTATTTGGTTAACAGACTGGGCCCCAGAGCCACGTGATGTGTATTGGGAAAACCTGGCTATTCCATATGTTTCCCTTACAGTTAGAAAGCTAATTATAGGTGTTGCATTCTTCTTCTTGACCTTCTTTTTCATGATCCCCATTGCATTTGTGCAATCTCTAGCAAGTCTCGAGGGAATTGAGAAAGCAGCACCATTCTTGAAGCCTGTTGTCGAAAA GAATTTCATTAAATCAGTCATCCAAGGTTTTCTACCTGGGATTGTGTTGAAGTTATTCCTGATTTTTCTGCCAACAATATTGATGATAATGTCTAAATTTGAAGGATTTATCTCCCTATCATCTCTTGAAAGGAGATCGGCCTCTAGATATtatcttttcaattttgtaAATGTATTCCTCGGGAGCATAATTACTGGAAGTGCATTCGAACAACTAGATTCATTTATTCATCAATCAGCAAGCGA GATACCTAAAACAATTGGTGTGGCGATTCCAATGAAAGCAACTTTCTTCATAACTTATATTATGGTTGATGGATGGGCTGGTATAGCTGGGGAAATTTTAATGTTGAAACCTCTCATTATTTACCacttgaagaatttcttcctgGTGAAGACAGAAAAGGACAGGGAGGAGGCAATGGATCCAGGAAGTCTTGGTTTCAACACAGGAGAACCTcgtatacaattttattttttgctggGCTTTGTTTACGCTACAGTGACACCTGCTATACTTCCtttcataatcattttctttgGCCTTGCCTATGTTGTGTTCCGTCATCAG ATCATAAATGTTTATAACCAAGAGTATGAGAGTGCGGCAGCATTTTGGCCTGATGTCCATGGGCGCATTTTAACTGCATTGGTGATTTCACAAGTGCTTCTTCTGGGATTGTTGAGCACAAAAGAAGCTTCCCATTCAACACCGTTTCTTATTGCACTTCCAGTTCTAACCATATGGTTCCATATGTTCTGCAAAGGCCGTTATGAATCGGCATTTGTTAAATATCCCTTACAG GAAGCAATGATGAAAGACACTTTAGAACGTGCAAGGGAACCCAGCATAAACTTGAAAGGCTATCTTCAAAGTTCATACATACATCCAGTTTTTAAAGCCTGTAAAGATGACgaagatgaggaagaaaatGGCGAAAACTGGGAGAATGAGAGTGTAATTGTGCCCACAAAACGCCAGTCCCGAAGGAATACGCCAGTACCCAGCAGAGTTAGTGGTGCATCCTCCCCCTCCCTGCCTGAGGCTATTCAAGAACACCCAAAGCCCGAAAAAGATGGCATTGTAAATTAA